One genomic window of Peromyscus maniculatus bairdii isolate BWxNUB_F1_BW_parent chromosome 2, HU_Pman_BW_mat_3.1, whole genome shotgun sequence includes the following:
- the Smim1 gene encoding small integral membrane protein 1, whose protein sequence is MQSQESGVHYSRWDSSSRDEVSMTAGSSTEEVPCYRRISQKLCSGKLGIAMKVLGGVALFWIIFILGYITGYYVHKCK, encoded by the exons ATGCAGTCCCAGGAGAGTGGCGTCCACTACAGCAGGTGGGACAGCAGCAGCCGGGATGAGGTCAGCATGACTGCCGggtccagcactgaggaggtccCGTGCTATAGGAG GATCTCCCAGAAGCTGTGCTCGGGCAAGCTGGGGATCGCCATGAAGGTGCTGGGTGGAGTGGCCCTCTTCTGGATCATCTTCATCTTGGGCTACATCACTGGCTACTACGTGCACAAGTGCAAATAA